The Vigna angularis cultivar LongXiaoDou No.4 chromosome 6, ASM1680809v1, whole genome shotgun sequence genome contains the following window.
TTTAGACTAtgagaaaaatttaaaagtaaaaacataaaatagaaatagaataCAGGACTGTGTGGAGATACCTAGCCTTGAGGTGGAAGCATGGATGAGTTACGTGACCCCTCTTGGTATCATCAAATGTTCTTAAACCTTGCCTTTGGTTTCAagcatttttttcattcatacaatatattttctctctcttttgctCAGAAAGATGCGGAATTGAAGATTGTTCCATCTTCTATGGCATCCTTCTCCATCACTGGCCCCATAAAATGCAAAACAATTACCTCGTTTTCCCAACTGTCCTTTTCTACTACCTATGCTACTTGTAATGTTTCCATTTCTACAAAGCTAACAACAAAACTTCTTGCACATGCCAATTTTCATTCTTCATTTCCATACCAATCCTCATGCCATGGAACTTTGTTTTCTCAAAAGCAGAGAGGCCTATCCCTCATTGCCTTTCATGCTGAAAACTCAGAATCAGAAGGGGAAGAAGATAACCACACCCTGGAAAAAGTAATGAAGTTGTACTCTGCCTTCAAGAACAAAACAACACACGAATTATCTGCAGATGAACGCCAACGTGTCACCAATTTCCTCTCATTCTTCGAAGCCTTCCAAGGAAGAACGGTATCTTTAACAAACTGATTACTATACACGTTAACTTTTGATCCAACCAATGTAAAACTTTCAAGTAGTGAATACGCATCATGAGGCTCATGCATTAAAATGTTCATTGTAAAATAATGCTTAACCGTGTTAAATATGTAATTCGTAATTGACCCTTTTTGTGTTGCAGCAAATGTtggaatttttttcttatctgaCGAATGTGTTTGGAAACAACATTCAAATTATATTGAAACCGACTCCGAATGACGGCATCAATGTTGGTCTCCAATGGAGATTCGGTAAGCATGCTTGATCTCTCCATGAATCACTTGTGTAAGAAACTGTTGTTAAAATTTCTAAATTGCAGACTGGGACAAGATACACCTTCCCCTTTGGAAGGGTTTCAGCTTACACATAAACCATTCTTACCACGGCAAGGCAGTAATAAGGTTTGTTTAATCTTAGACCATGTACTCGGATTGGGAAGAACAAGATATTTCATTTTACTAACTAAAATTTTTCAAGTCGATGACATCGTTTATGTTTAATTCAGGAATATTGAGATATTTATGGAACCACTACGCCACTTGAAACCTTTCGGATTGGTAAGGAAGATAAAGTTTTTTTACTGCATATTGGTTCAAATAGTCTTACCCTTTTGGTTTCCCTATGCAGAAAACGAAAGTAGGTGTTGGAGAATTGATGGAGAAGATGGGGTCATTTATGGTGTCAGGATCAAGGAATAAGGCTAAACGAATTTTGTTCCTGCTGCTGGCTGTGTTGTCCCTAGCTGCTTTCTTATTCTTCATGAAACTAGCTTCATAGAAAACCGTGTCATGCTCAATTTTAGTACAAAAAATAACAGTTTGCCTTTAGCAAGGAAACCTTCTGGGCAAGATTAGGATCTCTTACATTCCTTTTTCCAtcttacataattatt
Protein-coding sequences here:
- the LOC108342713 gene encoding uncharacterized protein LOC108342713 yields the protein MFLNLAFGFKHFFHSYNIFSLSFAQKDAELKIVPSSMASFSITGPIKCKTITSFSQLSFSTTYATCNVSISTKLTTKLLAHANFHSSFPYQSSCHGTLFSQKQRGLSLIAFHAENSESEGEEDNHTLEKVMKLYSAFKNKTTHELSADERQRVTNFLSFFEAFQGRTQMLEFFSYLTNVFGNNIQIILKPTPNDGINVGLQWRFDWDKIHLPLWKGFSLHINHSYHGKAVIRNIEIFMEPLRHLKPFGLKTKVGVGELMEKMGSFMVSGSRNKAKRILFLLLAVLSLAAFLFFMKLAS